The genomic stretch TGTTGAAGCTGAAGGAGCGTCCCATAAAATATGCGGGACTCTTCGACGAACATCCGATACCGGAGAGCTTCATGACCCGCTCCGGCTGCACGCCCATCTCGTACATCGCGTCGATAATGCGCTCCGAGATTGCGTTGTGTCCGCAGCCCGCACAGAGCGTCGACTTGCCTCCGCGATAATCTACTATCTGCAATCCAAGGCGGTTAGTCTTGGGTGCCGGTGCATTTGTAACAGTTGTAGTTGCCATTTCTTAGAGCCCCTCCTGCACTGCCGCCGCTTCGGTTATGCTTCGTGCGTCCATCGGAAGCCCGTTGAAGTGCAGTATGCTGCGAAGTTTGGTTGTCTCTGCCGCTGGCAGGTCGAGCTTGAGCAGGCTCAACATTTGTGCGTCGCGGTTTTGTTCGATCACGTAGACGCGATCGTGCGAAGCGATGAACTCATGCACCGCGGTGGTAAACGGGTATGCCCGGATGCGCATGTAGTCGGTTTCCAGGCCATGCTCTTTCCTGAGCTGATCGCGGCTCTCGACAATGGCAAAATCAGAACTGCCAAAGCCGATAAAGCCAATCTTGGACTTGCCGGTTTGCACTACAGGAGCCGGAACCAGCGTGCGAGCGGTCTCAAACTTCCGCGCCAGCCGCTCCATGATCCCCTGGTACTCCTCCGGTTTCTCAGAGTAGAGTGCCTGATCGTTGTGGCCGCTGCCGCGGGTGAAGTAGGCAGCCAGCGGATGATCGGTACCAGGCAAGGTGCGATATGGAATGGCGTCGCCATCCACGTCCTTGTAGCGCGCAAATCCACCCAGCCGCTTCAGGTCCTCAGCGGTCAGAACTTTTCCGCGATCCAGCGGTTTCTCCGGATATTCGAACGGATCGGACATCCAGTTGTTCATACCGAGATCCAGGTCGGACAGCACGAAAACAGGTGTCTGCAGACGCTCCGTCAGATCGAAGGCCGCCCCTGCAAATTCGTAGCACTCCTTCACCGAACCGGGCAGCAGAAACACATGCTTGGTGTCACCGTGAGAGAGAAATGCAACCGCGAGAAGATCGGCTTGCGAAGTGCGCGTGGGCATACCCGTCGAAGGTCCTGTACGCTGCACGTCGAAGATCACGCCAGGAAGTTCGGCATAGTAGCCCAGTCCTGCAAACTCCGTCATCAGGGAGAGTCCAGGCCCGGAGGTCGCGGTCATCGAGCGGGCACCAGCCCAGCCAGCTCCCAACACCATACCGATCGAGGCCAGCTCGTCCTCTGCCTGCACCACCGCGAAGGTCGCCTTGCCGTCCGGCTCGACACGATAGCGCTTCAACAAATCGATCAGGTCCTCGACCACCGAGGACGACGGCGTAATGGGATACCACCCCACCACCGTAACGCCAGCGAACATACAGCCCAGGGCCGTAGCTTCGTTGCCATCGATGATGATCTTCCCTGTCGTTGCCGTCATCCGCTCCAGAGTGAACGGATCAACCTTGGTCAGATTCTCAGCGGCGTACTCGTAGCCAGCCTTGACCGCGTTCCAGTTCAGGTCAGCAGCCTTCTGCTTGCGCGCAAACTGGTTGCGGACTGCGTGCTCGACAACCGCTCCATCCATCCCGAGCAGCTTGGCAACCACACCCACGTAGACCATGTTCTTGACCAGCTTGCGCAGCTTGGCCTCAGGGCAAATGGCGGCGGTCAGCTTGTCAAAGGGAACGGGATAGCAGGAGATATCTTCGCTGCGGTATTGCTTCAGGTCGAGGGATGCTTCGTAGATAGCCGCCGCTCCGGGATGCAGCGACAACATGTCTTGCTTCGCCGTCTCCGGGTTGAGTGCAACCAGGATGTCGATTTCTTTCTTTCGGGCGACATACCCGTCTTTACTCGCTCGGATGGTGAACCAGGTGGGCAACCCGGCAATATTGGAAGGAAATAGATTCTTGCCGCTCACCGGGACGCCCATCCCGAAGATGCTCTTCAACAAAACGCTATTGGCTGACTGCGATCCAGAGCCATTGACTGTAGCCACCTGGATGCTGAAATCGTTAACGATACGTCTGGATGCCGCTGCTTGTTGCACCTCTGAGTCTGGCTGCGTAGTGTGTACGCTCGTCGTACCCAGGACTACATCTCCTGTCGCCATTTGGCGGGTTCCCTTCAGTCCAAAATCCGAAAGATCGTCCTTCAGGTCTCTCTACTCTGTGATTATAGTCACTTAAACTGCAGAGTAACGCGGCAGAAATATATGCCGCACCTATTTAGGAATGAGCGGGCAAACTATGCATCGCGGAAAGCTCCATGCATCGAAACGACTAGAGTATTTTTCAGGAGATGAATCTTTTTCCTGCAACGCTCGGCCAGGCAGCACCATTCAGGGCCGGTTAACCTACTCGAGCGGTGGCGATGGGAGCCGATTTTTTCGAGCTTCAGCGTTTCTAGTTTCAGGAGCGAGGATCGCCGCATCTCGGGTGTCTGCTAGAGACGAAGGACAAGGAAATCGGGATAATCGGCAGTTTTAATCATTCTGAGCGTCGTTCAGTTTTGCCATCCTCAGCCTCATAGTAGTTTTTGTGTGAACCTGGGCTTCATTTAGTTTTTGTGTGAGCCTGAGCCTCATTTAGTTTTGTCATCCTGAGCGAAGCGAAGGACCTGCTTCATAACGCGAATCGCGCCACAGCCGTCGTCCTCGTCTGGCGCGATTTTCCTCACAACGCCATCCGCTCATGTAGTGCTAACAGGCCCTAACTGCGCATATCCGCCATCAGGACCTCGACTTCCGCCTTCTCTGCCGCAGTTAGAGGCAGCAATGGAAGCCGCGGCCGTCCGCCATAGTAGCC from Acidisarcina sp. encodes the following:
- a CDS encoding 2-oxoacid:acceptor oxidoreductase subunit alpha codes for the protein MATGDVVLGTTSVHTTQPDSEVQQAAASRRIVNDFSIQVATVNGSGSQSANSVLLKSIFGMGVPVSGKNLFPSNIAGLPTWFTIRASKDGYVARKKEIDILVALNPETAKQDMLSLHPGAAAIYEASLDLKQYRSEDISCYPVPFDKLTAAICPEAKLRKLVKNMVYVGVVAKLLGMDGAVVEHAVRNQFARKQKAADLNWNAVKAGYEYAAENLTKVDPFTLERMTATTGKIIIDGNEATALGCMFAGVTVVGWYPITPSSSVVEDLIDLLKRYRVEPDGKATFAVVQAEDELASIGMVLGAGWAGARSMTATSGPGLSLMTEFAGLGYYAELPGVIFDVQRTGPSTGMPTRTSQADLLAVAFLSHGDTKHVFLLPGSVKECYEFAGAAFDLTERLQTPVFVLSDLDLGMNNWMSDPFEYPEKPLDRGKVLTAEDLKRLGGFARYKDVDGDAIPYRTLPGTDHPLAAYFTRGSGHNDQALYSEKPEEYQGIMERLARKFETARTLVPAPVVQTGKSKIGFIGFGSSDFAIVESRDQLRKEHGLETDYMRIRAYPFTTAVHEFIASHDRVYVIEQNRDAQMLSLLKLDLPAAETTKLRSILHFNGLPMDARSITEAAAVQEGL